The DNA region CTGGCCCGGTCCACCCCCCGCGAGGAGATGGCCAACGGCGGCGCCCTCACCCTCAACGAGACCCGCCCCGAGAAGCTCACCTGGGACTACGTCCACGACACCTTCGCCCAACACACCCAGCTCTACGACTACATGGCCGACCGCGCCATGACCGACGAGCTCGTCGAGCACGCCCGCCAGTGGCAGCCCGACCTCGTCATCTGGGACGCCCTCACCTACGCCGGCCCGATCGCCGCCGAAGCAGTCGGTGTCCCGCACGTCCGTATGCTCTTCGGCCTCGACCACTGGGGCCGGATGCGCGGCATCTTCCACCAACTGGCCGCGGAGCAGTCCCCGGAGGACCGGCACGACCCGGTCGCCGACTGGCTCGGAGCCAAAGGGGCCCCCTACGGCGTCGCCTTCGACGAGACACTCAGTACAGGACGGGCGACCCTCGCCGTGGCGCCGCCGTGGATGGGCTTCCCCACCGAGCTGCCCACGATCTCCATGCGGCACATCCCCTTCAACGGGCCCGCCGTCGTTCCCGACTGGCTGCGGAAGCCGGCCGACCGGCCCCGGATCTGCCTCACCCTGGGGCTGACGCTGCGTGAGATCGCCGACGAGAACGTCTCCCTCGGCGACTTCGTCCGCGCCGTCGCCGATATCGATGCGGAGGTCGTGGCCACGTTCAGCGAGGAGCAGCTCGCCGAGATCGGTGAACTCCCCGACAACGTCCGTCCCGTGGACTTCGTCCCGTTGCACGCACTCCTGCCGACCTGCTCGGCCCTCGTCCACCACGGCGGCGGAGGCACTCGCACCAACGCGGTGATGCACGGCGTTCCCCAGCTGATCGTCCCCAACTGGCTCTGGGACGAACGAGACATCGCACAGCGGCTCGCCGAGCGCGGCGCGGCACTCGTCACCGAGGTCCCCGACCTGACTCCGGAGAGGCTCCGCGAGCAACTGCGGAGGCTCCTCTCGGACCCCTCGTTCCAGGCTGCCGCCGACGAGATCCAGAAGGAGTACGCCGCCCTGCCCAGCCCCAACGCGACGGTCGCCGAACTGGAGCGGGTCGCCGAGCGCGACCGGACGCCGTAGACCCGGCCCACCGGCACCGAGAGGTTCGCGCGGCGCCGTTGGGCGGCGTCTAAGGGGGGTTAGGGGTAGGCGGCCCCTACCCCTGCCCCCGTAGCGTGTGGAGCGTTCGGACTGCCCCTCGATATGCCATGACATATTTTGCGATCCGAAAACGAAACCGCAGATTCCGCCGAGGTCCTCCGCCGATATCTGCGGGTTCAGTCTGTCGTGCCCCCACGGCTTATTGAGGCCGGGTTCAGGAAGTGTCCGACAGGTGTTTATCAACCGACCCCTGACCGACCCTGCTTTACGAGGTGATGGTGTGGAGAACGAAAAGAAGCTTCTCGATTACCTCAAGCGGGCTACCACGGACCTACGGGAAGTGCGGCGCCGCCTGCGCGAATTGGAGGAGCGGGACCAGGAGCCCATTGCCATCGTCGGCATCGGCTGCCGCTACCCCCGTGGGATCCGGACGCCGGAGCAGCTGTGGACCCTCGTCGCGAACGGCGAGGAGGCCCTGACCCCCTTCCCCGAGGACCGAGGCTGGGACGTCGACAGCCTCTACCACCCAGACTCCGAGCACCTCGGCACGAGTTACACCAAGGTGGGCGCCTTCCTGCACGACGCGGCGGAGTTCGACCCGGGGTTCTTCGGGATCTCGCCGCGTGAGGCTTTGGCGATGGACCCGCAGCAGCGGTTGCTGTTGGAGACGTCGTGGGAGGCGATCGAGCGGGCGGGCATCGACCCGACCACCCTGCGCGGCACCCAGACCGGCGTCTTCACCGGCCTCATGTACTTCGACTACGGCTCACGGGTGCAGTCCGCCCCGGACGACATCGAGGGCTACCTCGGCAACGGCAGCGCGGGCAGCATTGCCTCGGGCCGTGTCTCTTACACGTTCGGTTTCGAGGGCCCGGCCGTCACGGTCGACACGGCCTGCTCCTCTTCCTTGGTGGCCATTCATCTCGCCGCGCAGTCGCTGCGCAAGGGCGAGTCCACGCTCGCGCTGGCCGGCGGCGCGTCGGTCATGTCGACCCCGGACGTCTTCGTCGACTTCAGCCGCCAGCGCGGCCTGTCCGCCGACGGCCGTTGCAAGGCGTTCTCCGCCGATGCGGATGGCACGGGCTGGGGCGAGGGTGCGGGGGTGCTGCTCTTGGAGCGGTTGTCGGACGCGCGGCGCAACGGTCATCAGGTGCTGGGGGTCGTGCGGGGTTCCGCCGTCAACCAGGACGGTGCGAGCAGCGGTCTGACGGCGCCGAACGGTCCGTCGCAGCAGCGGGTGATCCGTCAGGCGCTGGCGAGCGCGGGTCTGACGGCGGCCGAGGTGGACGCGGTCGAGGGTCATGGTACGGGTACGACGCTGGGTGACCCGATCGAGGCGCAGGCGCTGCTGTCGACGTATGGCCAGGAGCGGGACGGGGACCGGCCGTTGTGGCTGGGGTCGGTCAAGTCGAACGTGGGTCATACGCAGGCGGCTGCGGGTGTGGCGGGTGTGATCAAGATGGTGATGGCGATGCGGGCGGGTGTGCTGCCCAAGACGCTGCATGCTGACGAGCCTTCGCCGCATGTGGACTGGTCTGCGGGTGCGGTGGAGTTGTTGAGTGAGGCGCGGGAGTGGCCGGAGGTGGGTCACCCGCGTCGGGCGGGTGTGTCGTCGTTTGGGATCAGTGGGACGAATGCGCATGTGATCGTCGAGCAGGCGCCGGTGGACGAATCTGCGGCGGACGGCGTTGTCGAGTCTGCTGGTGTGCCTGGTGTCGAGTCGGGTGTGGCTGGGTTGCCGGTGCCGTGGGTGGTGTCGGGTAAGTCGGCGGTGGCTTTGGCGGGTCAGGGGGAGCGGCTGGCGGCGGCGGTCTCCGGTGTTGATCGGTCGGTTGCTGGTGTGGGTTGGTCGTTGGTGAGTGGTCGTTCGGTGTTCGGGCATCGGGCGGTTGTGGTGGGTCAGGATCTGGATGGGTTGTTGGCTGGGGTGCGTGGGCTGGCGGCCGGTCGGTCGGCTGACGGTGACACTGTGTCTGGGCTGGTGTCCGGTGTGGCGGACGTGTCGGGTCGTCGGGTGTTCGTGTTTCCGGGGCAGGGGTCGCAGTGGGTGGGGATGGCGGAGGCTCTTCTTGAGTCGTCGCCGGTGTTCGGGTCGCGGTTGGGGGAGTGTGCGGCGGCGTTGGAGCCGTTCGTGGACTGGTCTCTGCTGGATGTGGTGCGGGGTGTTGAGGGTGCCGCGTCTTTGGAGCGTGTCGATGTGGTGCAGCCGGTGTTGTGGGCGGTGATGGTTTCCCTGGCTGCGGTGTGGCGTTCGGTGGGAATCGAGCCGGACGCCGTCGTGGGTCATTCGCAGGGTGAGATTGCGGCTGCGGTGGTGGGTGGCTGGCTGTCGTTGTCGGATGGTGCGCGGGTGGTGGCGTTGCGGTCGAAGGCGATCGGTGAAGTCCTGGCGGGCGGTGGTGGGATGCTCGCGGTCCAGGCCCCGGCCGACGAGGTGGAGACGTGGCTGGAGGACGTCGAAGGTGTCGGTATTGCCGCAGTGAACGGGCCCCGGTCGGTGGTGCTTTCGGGTACTCGTGAGGGTCTGGAAGCGTGTGTGGAGGTGTGGTCGGCGCGGGGTGTGTGGGTGAAGTGGGTGCCGGTGGACTATGCGTCGCATTCGGAGCAGGTGGAGGAGGTCCGCGGCCGGATTCTGGCGGATCTGGCACCGCTCAGCCCGTTGTCTGGTGGGGTGCCGATGTTGTCGACGATGACCGGTGAGTGGGTCGGGGACGAGGGCGGCGGTTTGGGTGCCGGCTATTGGGTGGAGAACCTGCGCCGGCCGGTGCGGTTCGCGGATGCTACCCGTCGTTTGACGGCGGAGGGTTTCGGTGCGTTCGTGGAGGTGAGTGCGCACCCGGTGCTGGTGATGGGCATTGAGGAGACGATTGACGCGGCCCGCACGGATGGTGGTCCGGAGGATGCTGCTCCGGTGGTCGCGGTGGGGACGTTGCGTCGTGGTGAGGGTGGCTGGGATCAGTTCCTGCGTTCACTGGCGGGTCTGTTCGTCCGCGGTGCTGCCGAGCCGGACTGGAAGGTCCTCCTGGGTGGTCCCCATCCTCGGGTGGAGTTGCCGACTTATGCCTTCCAGCGGGAGCGGTTGTGGCTGGATGCGACGGCGGTGTCGGGGGATGTGGCGGGCCTGGGCCAAGTCAGGGTCGAGCATGAACTGTTGGGCGCCGGTGTGGGTATCGCCGGAGCTGGTGGGGTGTTGTTCACGGGCCGGGTGGGTGTGTCGACGCATCCGTGGCTGGCTGATCATGCGGTGTCGGGTGTGGTGTTGTTGCCGGGTGCAGGGTTCGTCGAGTTGGTGGTGCGGGCCGGTGACGAGGTGGGTTGTGGCCGGGTTGAGGAGTTGATGCTGGCGGCTCCGCTGGTGGTGCCGGCGCGCGGTTCGGTGCAGGTGCAGGTGGTGGTGGGTGCTGTCGAGGACGGCGGACGCCGCACGGTGGGCGTCTACTCGGGCTCGGGTGATGGGGTGGAGGGGGAGTGGGTGTGCCACGCCACCGGCTCCCTGACCCCCGACACCGCCCCGCAGTCGGGTGGCGGGTCTGTCCTGTCGGCGGCATGGCCTCCGCCGGGTGCCGAGCGGATCGATCTGGTGGGCGTGTATGAGGACTTGGCGGTGGAGGGTTATGAGTACGGTCCGGTCTTCCAGGGGTTGAACGGGGTCTGGCGCAACGGTGAGGAGGTGTTCGCCGAGGTTGCTCTCCCGGAGGGCACGGTGGTGGACGGTTTCGGGCTGCACCCGGCGCTGTTGGACGCGGCGCTCCAGGCGGCAAGCTTCGGCTCCTTCATTCCCGAGCCGGACACCGGTGAGGGCGGGGGCGTGCGTCTGCCGTTTGCCTGGTCGGGTGTGTCGTTGTACGCGTCGGGTGCGTCGTCGTTGCGGGTCCGGCTGTGGCCGGTGGGCGAGGACGGTTTCGGCGTGGAGCTGGCCGACGCGGCAGGACTGCCGGTGGCCCGGGTCGACTCACTCGTCACCCGTGAGATCAGTGCCGAGCAGCTCAACACGGCTGCGGGCGGACGCGACGTGACCGATGGCGCGTTGTGGCGGTTGTCCTGGACTCCCGTCGCCTCGGCGCCCTTCGGGGGGCCGCGACCGGAGTGGGTGGTCCTCGGCGAGGGCAGCACCTTGGCCGGGGCCGCCGACACCATGGCGGATCTGGCAGAGATCAAGGTGCTGGCGAACGCCGGTGGTGAGGTCCCGGAGTGGGTGCTGGTGGACGTGGACGCCTGGGCGGCCGCGTCCTCGACGGAGTCCGGTTCCGATGTTCCGGACGTGGTGCGAAGCGTCACCGGACGGGCGCTCGCGCTCGCGCAGGAGTGGCTGTCCGACGACCGGTGGGCCGCGTCCCGCCTGGTGTGGGTGACGCGCGGCGCTGTCGGCGTACATGCCCACGAGCCGGTACCGGGGCTGGCCCTCTCGGGAGTGTGGGGTCTGGTGCGCGCGGCCCAGTCGGAGCATCCCGACCGGTTCGCGCTCCTCGACCTCGACCCGGCCACCGACCTTGTGGGCCCCGGCGGTTCGGCGGATGCTCCGCACACACCGGTGGACGGGATCCTCGCGGTGCTGGCCTCCGGTGAGCCCCAACTCGCCGTACGTGAGGGCGAGTTGCTCGCCGCCCGCCTCGCTCCTGCCCGGAGCGGTGACGCACTGACGGCTCCCGCCGGCGACGCTCCCTGGCGCCTCGCCAAGGACCCCGGCGGCAACCTCGACGCGCTCACCGTCGTTCCGGCCCCTGACGCGGCGGAGGCGCTCGGAGAGGGAGAGGTGCGGATAGCCGTTCACGCGGCCGGAGTGAACTTCCGCGATGTCCTGATGGCACTCGGCATGGTCTCGGCCCGCGGAACCCAACTCGGCGGCGAGGCCGCGGGCGTCGTGACGCACATCGGCCCCGGGGTGACCGGCGTGGCCGTGGGCGACCGCGTCATGGGCGTCTTCGACGGCCCCTTCGGCCCGGTCGCAGTCGCGGACCGGCGCATGGTGGCGCGTATCCCCGACGCCTGGACGTACGCAGAGGCCGCGACCGTCCCGCTGGTGTACCTCACCGCGTACTACGGTTTGGTCGACCTGGCCTCGGTCAAGCCCGGCGACCGTGTCCTGGTGCATGCCGCCACCGGCGGTGTCGGCATGGCCGCGGTCCAGCTCGCCCGGCACCTCGGCGCCGAGGTGTACGGCACGGCAAGCCCGGGCAAGTGGGCCACGCTCCGCGCGATGGGATTCGACGAGCGGCACATGGCGTCCAGCAGGTCGCTGGACTTCGCGGACCACTTCCTGAGCGGCGGGGGCGTCGATGTCGTCCTCAACTCCCTGGCGCACGAATACGTCGATGCCTCACTGCGGCTCCTGACACGCGGCGGTCACTTCCTGGAGATGGGCAAGACCGACATCCGGGAGGCCGAAGAGGTCGCGGCCGCCCACCCCGGTGTCAAGTACCAGGCGTACGACCTGACCGTCTTCACCGGTGTCGGCGATCCCGGGGCCATTCCCGAGCGTATCCAGGAGATCCTCTCCGAACTGCTCGCCCTCTTCGACAAGGGAGTGCTCCAGCCGCTGCCGGTCACCACCTGGGACGTCCGCCGGGCGTCCGCCGCGCTGCGCCACATGTCGCAGGCCCGGCACACCGGCAAGATCGCCCTGACCGTTCCGCAGCGGCTGAATCCGGGCGGCACCGCCCTCGTCACCGGCGGCACCGGCGTCCTGGGCAGCCTCCTGGCCCGCCACCTGGTCACCGAACACGGCGTACGCAATCTGCTGTTGGTCAGTCGACGGGGCGAGGACGCACCGGGCGCCGAGGCACAGCGGGAGGAACTCGCCGCGCTGGGGGCCGACGTACGCATCGTCGCCTGCGACACCTCCGACCGGGCGGCACTGGAGGCGCTGCTCGCGACCGTTCCCGCGGAAGCCCCGCTGACCGGTGTCTTCCACACGGCAGGTGTGCTGGACGACGGTGTGGTCGAGGCCATGACGCCCGAGCGGGTCGACGCCGTCATGCGGCCCAAGGTGGACGCCGCGTGGAATTTGCACGAGCTGACCCGGGATCTCGACCTCGCGGCCTTTGTGCTGTACTCCTCGGCCGCCGGTGTGTCCGGCGACGCGGGCCAGGCCAACTACGCGGCCGCGAACGTCTTCCTCGACGCCCTGGCGCAGCGGCGGAGGGCCGCGGGTCTGCCCGGACAGTCGCTCGCCTGGGGACTTTGGGAGGACCGGAGCGAGATGACCGGCCACCTGGGCGACGCGGACCTCGCACGGCTGGCCGATGCCGGCGTCCGGGGCTTCGCCGCCGCCGAGGGCCTGGCCCTCCTCGATCACGCACACGGCTTCGACGAGGCCCTGCTGATCCCGATGCGCCTGGACACGGCAGCACTCGCCGCGGACGCGTCGCCCGTACCGCACCTGTTCCGCGGGATCGCGCGCACGCCCGTCGCCCGCCGGGTCGCCTCCGACGACACGGTCAGCCAAGGCACGGACCTGGAGACACGGCTCGCGAGCCTCTCGCCGGCCGAACGCAACGAGACCGTCCTGGAACTCGTACGCGAACGGGTCGCAGCCGTCCTCGGACACGCCGGCCCCGACGCCGTCGAACCGGCCCGGGCCTTCAAGGAGATCGGCTTCGACTCGCTCACCGCCGTCGAACTGCGCAACAGGCTCAACACCGCGACCGGGCTGCGGTTGCCCGCCACCCTGGTCTTCGACTACCCGACACCCACGGCGCTCGCCCAGTACCTGCTGACGGAACTCGCACCGGGCCTGCCCACCGAGGAACCGCTCGGCAGCCGACTGTTGGAGCAACTCGCCCACATCGAAACGGTGATGGGGGAGTCCGCCACCACGGCCGACCTGGACGCCGACCTCCACTCGGCCGTCACCGCACGCCTCAACGGCATTCTGACCGCTTGGAACAGCGCCCAGCGCGCACCGGATCACGGCGCGGCCGCGGTGGAACTGGACTCCGCCAGCGACGACGAGATCTTCGACTTCATCGACAGCACCTTCGGGAAGTCCTGATCCCTCCCGCTCCCCGCCGACCCACCGACGCTCCCGCGTTCTCGCATCTCTGGACGCTCGCATACCTGGACGGGTGAACTACTCATGGCCAACGAAGCCAAGCTCCGCGAATACCTGAAGCGCGTCACCACCGATCTGCACGAGACCACCGAGCGCCTGCGCGAGGTCGAGGGCAGGGCGAACGAACCGATCGCGATCGTGGGTATGAGCTGCCGCTTCCCCGGCGGTGTCGAAACCCCCGACCAGCTGTGGGAGTTGTTCCGCTCGGGCCGTGACGCGATAGGCGGGTTCCCCGAGGGGCGCGGCTGGGACATCGAGGGCCTTTACCACCCTGACCCCGACCACGCGGGTACCAGCTATACGCGTGAGGGCGGTTTCATCGACGGCGCCGAGCGGTTCGACGCCGGACTGTTCGGGATTTCGCCGCGCGAGGCGGTCGCCATGGATCCGCAGCAGCGGCTCCTGCTGGAGGCGTCCTGGGAGGCCCTGGAAGGGAGCGGACTCGACCCGCTCCGGCTCAAGGGCAGCAGGACAGGTGTCTTCGTCGGCGTGATGTCCTCCGACTACGGCATCCAGAAGGGTGCCGCGGTCGACGGGGCCGAGGGCCACCTCAGCACCGGCACCCACTCCAGCATCGTGTCCGGGCGCATCTCCTACGTACTCGGTCTGGAGGGCCCCGCGGTTTCGATCGACACCGCCTGCTCCTCCTCCCTGGTCGCGCTCCACTCCGCCGCCCACGCCCTCCGCCAGCAGGAATGCACCCTCGCCCTGGCCGGCGGCGTCACCGTCATGGCGACCCCCGAACGCTTCGTCGAATTCAGCCGCCAGCGCGCTCTCTCCCCGGACGGACGCTGCAAGGCGTTCTCGGCAGACGCGAACGGAACCGGTTGGTCCGAGGGTGTGGGTGTCCTCGTCCTTGAGCGGTTGTCGGACGCGCGGCGTAATGGTCACGAGGTGTTGGCCGTCATTCGTGGTTCGGCGTTGAACCAGGATGGTGCGAGTAATGGTCTGACGGCTCCGAATGGTCCGTCGCAGCAGCGGGTGATTCGTCAGGCGTTGGCGAATGCGGGTCTGACGGCGGCCGAGGTGGATGCGGTCGAGGCGCATGGTACGGGTACGACGCTGGGTGACCCGATCGAGGCGCAGGCGCTGCTCGCCACCTACGGCCAGGGGCGGGACGAGGGCCAGCCGCTGTGGCTCGGCTCGTCCAAGTCGAACCTCGGTCATACGCAGGCGGCCGCGGGTGTGGCCGGTGTGATCAAGATGGTGTTGGCCTTGCGGGCGGGCCTTCTGCCCAAGACGCTGCACGTCGGTGAGCCTTCGCCGCACGTGGACTGGTCCGCCGGGGCGATCGAACTGCTCGGCGAGGCGCGGGAGTGGCCGCAGAACGGTCGGCCGCGCCGGGCCGGCGTCTCCTCCTTCGGATTCAGCGGAACCAACGCCCACGTGATCCTTGAGGAGGCCCCCGCTCCGGAGCCCGAGGCGTCCGAGCCGGAGACGGCGGACGCACCGGTGGGCGTGCTGGTGCCGTGGGTGGTGTCGGGCAGGTCTGTGGAGGCGTTGCGGGCGCAGGCGGGTGTGTTGTTGGCGCAGCAGCGGGGCGCGGATGCGTCGATCGCCGATGTGGCCTTCTCGTTGGGTGTGTCGCGGGCGGGGTTGGAGCATCGGGGTGTGGTGCTGGGTTCCTCGCGCGAGGAACTGCTGCGGTCGCTGGAGGTGTTGGCGGCCGGCGCTGAGGCGCCTGGGGTGGTGTCGGGTCGTGTGGTGGAGGGTCGGCTGGCTTTCCTGTTTACGGGTCAGGGTGCTCAGCGGGTGGGGATGGGCCGGGAGTTGGCTTCTGCGTTTCCGGTGTTTGCGGAGTCGTTGGGGCGGACGTGTGACCTGTTGGACGTCGGCCTGGAGGGTCTGGAGCGTCCGTTGCGGGAGGTGTTGTTCGCGGAGCCGGACAGTGCTGCCGCAGCTTTGTTGACGCGGACGGTGTATGCGCAGGCGGCGTTGTTTGCGGTTGAGGTGGCGTTGTTCCGGTTGGTGGAGTCGTTCGGTGTGCGGCCGGATTTTGTGGCGGGGCATTCGGTGGGGGAGATCGCGGCTGCGCATGTGGCTGGGGTGTTGTCCCTGGAGGATGCGGCGGTGTTGGTGGCGGCTCGTGGCAGGTTGATGGATGGGTTGCCTGCGGGTGGGGTGATGGTGGCGGTGCAGGCCGCCGAGGCAGAGGTGCGTGAACTGCTGGAGGGGGTGCAGGACGCGGGTGTTGCTGCGGTGAACGGGCCGCGTGCGGTGGTTCTGTCCGGCAGTGAGGCCGCGGTGCTGCCGGTGGTGGAGGTGTTGCGGGAGCGTGGGGTGAAGACCAAGCAGCTCCAGGTCAGTCATGCTTTCCATTCGCCGTTGATGGAGCCGATGCTTGATGGTTTTGCTGCGGTGGTGGAGGGGTTGACGTTCCATGCTCCGGTTGTCGGGGTGGTGTCGAACGTGACCGGTGGTATCGCGTCGGCGCGGGAACTCTGCGCGCCGGAGTACTGGGTTCGGCATGTCCGCGAGGCGGTGCGCTTCGGTGCCGGCGTCGAGGCTTTGGTTGCTGCGGGTGTGTCGTCGTTCATGGAGCTGGGTCCCGATGGTGTGCTGAGCGGGATGGCTCGTGAGTCGCTGCCGGAGGACTCGGATGTGGTGTGCGTGCCGGTGATGCGTCGGGACCGGGACGAGGTGCGGGAGTTCCTGACGGGTCTGGCGCGGCTCAATGTCCGTGGCGTTGCGGTGGGTTGGGAGCCGTTGACGTCGGGCGGACGCCGGGTGGAACTGCCCACGTATGCCTTTCAGCGTGAGCGCTACTGGCTGGAGGTTCCCTCGGCAGTCGGTGATGTGACGACTGCTGGACTGGCGCCTTCGCAACACCCGTTGCTCGGCGCGATCATGCGGCGGGCCGATGTCGACGGCGTGGTCTTCACGGGCCGTTGGTCGTTGCGGTCGCACCCGTGGCTGGGCGAACACCGAGTGGGATCGTCGGTGGTGTTCCCGGGGACCGGCTTCGTCGAGTTGCTGGTGCGGGCGGGCGACGAGGTCGGCTGCGGTCGTATCGAGGAGCTGACGCAGGAGACCCCTCTCGTCGTGCCCGAGCACGGTGCCCTCCAACTCCAGGTCGTTGTGGGAGCTCCGGAGGAGTCCGGTCTTCGTGGCGTCGCCGTGTACTCGCGGGTGGAGGATGCGGATGAGGGTGTGCCGTGGACGCGGCATGCCAGTGGTCTGCTGAGTCCTTCTGAAGCGTCCGCCGGCTTCGAGCTGGCGCAGTGGCCGCCCGCCGGAGCGGAGGCACTCGACGTCGACAACCTCTACCAGCGACTGTCGGATGCCGGCCTCGTCTACGGCGAGCGGTTCCAGGGCCTCAAGGCCGGCTGGATCAAGGGCGATGACATCTACGCCGAGATTCGGCTGCCCGAGCACGCCGTTGCCGAGGCGGAGCAGTACGGCCTGCACCCGGCAGCGCTGGATGCCGCGCTTCAGGCGAGCGGCCTCAACGACTCTCCCGAGATGCAGGCCACGGCGTACGTCCCGTTCTCGTGGTCGGGGGTGTCGTTGTTTGCGGTGGGTGCGTCGGTGTTGCGGGTGTGTGTGCGGCATGTGGCGCGGGATCGGGTGTCGTTGTGGGTTGCTGATGGTGTGGGTGTGCCGGTGGCGGTGGTGGAGTCGTTGGTGTTGCGGGCGATTTCGTCGGGTCGGGTGGGGGCTGCTGGTGGGGTGCCGGTGGTGGCGGGTGGTGGGTTGTTCGAGGTGGTGTGGTCGCCGCTTGCCGGTGTTGTGACCGGTGGTGGGGACCCGGTGTCGGACGTGGCGGTGCTGGATTGCGGTGTGGGTGGCTCTGTGCGTTCGGTGGTGGGCCGGGTGCTGGAGGAGCTTCAGGGGTGTGTGTCGGGTGTGGGGGGTGCTGGTTCTCGTGTGGTGGTGACGCGGGGGGCGGTGTCTGTGGGTGTGGGTGGTGTGGTGGATGTGGTGTCGGCTGCGGTGTGGGGGTTGGTGCGGTCGGCGCAGGCGGAGCATCCGGGTCGGTTTGTGTTGGTGGATGTGGGTGTGGAGGGGGATGTTGAGGCGGGTGTGCGGGCTGCTTTGGCGTCGGGGGAGGAGCAGGTTGCTTTCCGTGAGGGGGAGGTCTTCGTTCCTCGTCTGGCGCGGGTGAGTGCGGGTGGTGGGGTGCCGTCGTGGGGCGGTGGTGTGGTGTTGGTGACGGGTGGTACGGGTGGTTTGGGTGCGGTGGTGGCGCGGCATTTGGTGGTGTCGCATGGTGTGGAGCGTCTGGTGTTGTTGTCGCGGCGGGGTGAGGACGCGCCGGGTGCGGTTGAGCTTGTGTCTGAGCTGGCTGGTTTGGGTGCTCGGGTGGATGTGGTGGCGTGTGATGTGAGTGATCGTGCTGGGTTGGCTGCTGTGGTGGGTGGTCTGGGTGCGGAGTTGTCGGCGGTGGTGCATGCG from Streptomyces sp. NBC_00258 includes:
- a CDS encoding activator-dependent family glycosyltransferase: MRVLMTVFANSSHLFNMVPLAWALTTAGHEVRIASQPDNAQAISDCGLTAVPVGNDLNIMELARSTPREEMANGGALTLNETRPEKLTWDYVHDTFAQHTQLYDYMADRAMTDELVEHARQWQPDLVIWDALTYAGPIAAEAVGVPHVRMLFGLDHWGRMRGIFHQLAAEQSPEDRHDPVADWLGAKGAPYGVAFDETLSTGRATLAVAPPWMGFPTELPTISMRHIPFNGPAVVPDWLRKPADRPRICLTLGLTLREIADENVSLGDFVRAVADIDAEVVATFSEEQLAEIGELPDNVRPVDFVPLHALLPTCSALVHHGGGGTRTNAVMHGVPQLIVPNWLWDERDIAQRLAERGAALVTEVPDLTPERLREQLRRLLSDPSFQAAADEIQKEYAALPSPNATVAELERVAERDRTP
- a CDS encoding SDR family NAD(P)-dependent oxidoreductase; the encoded protein is MENEKKLLDYLKRATTDLREVRRRLRELEERDQEPIAIVGIGCRYPRGIRTPEQLWTLVANGEEALTPFPEDRGWDVDSLYHPDSEHLGTSYTKVGAFLHDAAEFDPGFFGISPREALAMDPQQRLLLETSWEAIERAGIDPTTLRGTQTGVFTGLMYFDYGSRVQSAPDDIEGYLGNGSAGSIASGRVSYTFGFEGPAVTVDTACSSSLVAIHLAAQSLRKGESTLALAGGASVMSTPDVFVDFSRQRGLSADGRCKAFSADADGTGWGEGAGVLLLERLSDARRNGHQVLGVVRGSAVNQDGASSGLTAPNGPSQQRVIRQALASAGLTAAEVDAVEGHGTGTTLGDPIEAQALLSTYGQERDGDRPLWLGSVKSNVGHTQAAAGVAGVIKMVMAMRAGVLPKTLHADEPSPHVDWSAGAVELLSEAREWPEVGHPRRAGVSSFGISGTNAHVIVEQAPVDESAADGVVESAGVPGVESGVAGLPVPWVVSGKSAVALAGQGERLAAAVSGVDRSVAGVGWSLVSGRSVFGHRAVVVGQDLDGLLAGVRGLAAGRSADGDTVSGLVSGVADVSGRRVFVFPGQGSQWVGMAEALLESSPVFGSRLGECAAALEPFVDWSLLDVVRGVEGAASLERVDVVQPVLWAVMVSLAAVWRSVGIEPDAVVGHSQGEIAAAVVGGWLSLSDGARVVALRSKAIGEVLAGGGGMLAVQAPADEVETWLEDVEGVGIAAVNGPRSVVLSGTREGLEACVEVWSARGVWVKWVPVDYASHSEQVEEVRGRILADLAPLSPLSGGVPMLSTMTGEWVGDEGGGLGAGYWVENLRRPVRFADATRRLTAEGFGAFVEVSAHPVLVMGIEETIDAARTDGGPEDAAPVVAVGTLRRGEGGWDQFLRSLAGLFVRGAAEPDWKVLLGGPHPRVELPTYAFQRERLWLDATAVSGDVAGLGQVRVEHELLGAGVGIAGAGGVLFTGRVGVSTHPWLADHAVSGVVLLPGAGFVELVVRAGDEVGCGRVEELMLAAPLVVPARGSVQVQVVVGAVEDGGRRTVGVYSGSGDGVEGEWVCHATGSLTPDTAPQSGGGSVLSAAWPPPGAERIDLVGVYEDLAVEGYEYGPVFQGLNGVWRNGEEVFAEVALPEGTVVDGFGLHPALLDAALQAASFGSFIPEPDTGEGGGVRLPFAWSGVSLYASGASSLRVRLWPVGEDGFGVELADAAGLPVARVDSLVTREISAEQLNTAAGGRDVTDGALWRLSWTPVASAPFGGPRPEWVVLGEGSTLAGAADTMADLAEIKVLANAGGEVPEWVLVDVDAWAAASSTESGSDVPDVVRSVTGRALALAQEWLSDDRWAASRLVWVTRGAVGVHAHEPVPGLALSGVWGLVRAAQSEHPDRFALLDLDPATDLVGPGGSADAPHTPVDGILAVLASGEPQLAVREGELLAARLAPARSGDALTAPAGDAPWRLAKDPGGNLDALTVVPAPDAAEALGEGEVRIAVHAAGVNFRDVLMALGMVSARGTQLGGEAAGVVTHIGPGVTGVAVGDRVMGVFDGPFGPVAVADRRMVARIPDAWTYAEAATVPLVYLTAYYGLVDLASVKPGDRVLVHAATGGVGMAAVQLARHLGAEVYGTASPGKWATLRAMGFDERHMASSRSLDFADHFLSGGGVDVVLNSLAHEYVDASLRLLTRGGHFLEMGKTDIREAEEVAAAHPGVKYQAYDLTVFTGVGDPGAIPERIQEILSELLALFDKGVLQPLPVTTWDVRRASAALRHMSQARHTGKIALTVPQRLNPGGTALVTGGTGVLGSLLARHLVTEHGVRNLLLVSRRGEDAPGAEAQREELAALGADVRIVACDTSDRAALEALLATVPAEAPLTGVFHTAGVLDDGVVEAMTPERVDAVMRPKVDAAWNLHELTRDLDLAAFVLYSSAAGVSGDAGQANYAAANVFLDALAQRRRAAGLPGQSLAWGLWEDRSEMTGHLGDADLARLADAGVRGFAAAEGLALLDHAHGFDEALLIPMRLDTAALAADASPVPHLFRGIARTPVARRVASDDTVSQGTDLETRLASLSPAERNETVLELVRERVAAVLGHAGPDAVEPARAFKEIGFDSLTAVELRNRLNTATGLRLPATLVFDYPTPTALAQYLLTELAPGLPTEEPLGSRLLEQLAHIETVMGESATTADLDADLHSAVTARLNGILTAWNSAQRAPDHGAAAVELDSASDDEIFDFIDSTFGKS